The Arthrobacter russicus genome has a segment encoding these proteins:
- a CDS encoding pyruvate carboxylase, producing MFSKILVANRGEIAIRAFRASYELGAKTVAVFPYEDRNSIHRQKADEAYLIGEEGHPVRAYLDVAEIVRVAQEAGADAIYPGYGFLSENPDLARAAAAAGITFIGPPAEVLELAGNKVAALKAARKAGVPVLKSSEPSKDVAELIAAADEIGFPIFAKAVAGGGGRGMRRVETREDLPEALNAAMREADAAFGDPTMFLEQAVLRPRHIEVQILADAQGNVMHLFERDCSLQRRHQKVIEIAPAPQLDESIRQALYRDAVAFAKALGYVNAGTVEFLVDTAGERAGQHVFIEMNPRIQVEHTVTEEITDVDLVQAQMRIASGASLADLGLSQETVSIKGAALQCRITTEDPANGFRPDVGKITGYRSAGGAGVRLDGGTVYSGAEISPHFDSMLVKLSCRGRDYPAAVARARRALAEFRIRGVSTNIPFLQAVLDDPDFIAGNVATSFIEERPELLKIRPSADRGTKLLTWLADVTVNKPHGELTVHSDPAAKLPKLPEGRPPAGSRQRLAELGPEGFAAELRAQTALAVTDTTFRDAHQSLLATRVRSRDLLAAGPAVSALTPQLLSVEAWGGATYDVALRFLGEDPWERLTALREALPNICLQMLLRGRNTVGYTPYPEEMTEAFVQEAAASGIDIFRIFDALNDVNQMAPAIKAVRATGTAVAEVALCYTSDMLDPEEKLYTLDYYLELAQRIVDAGAHILAIKDMAGLLRPAAAAKLVSALRERFDVPVHLHTHDTAGGQLATLLAASEAGVDAVDVASASLAGTTSQPSASALVAALAHTPRDTGIALANVGALEPYWEAVRRLYAPFESGLPGPTGRVYQHEIPGGQLSNLRQQAIALGLGERFEAIEDMYTAADRILGHLVKVTPSSKVVGDLALHLVGLGADPADFEENPQNYDIPDSVIGFLSGELGDPPGGWPEPFRSKALQGREVKVRDVELSAEDSAGLAGESAIRRSTLNRLLFAGPTKDFQAVRDSFGDVSVLDTRDYLFGLQQGQEHIIPLGKGVRLIASLEAISDADEKGMRTVMCTLNGQSRPISVRDRSIESKVKAAEKADPSSPGQIAAPFAGAVTLLVEAGSAVQAGQTVATIEAMKMEASITSPVAGTVTRAAIGPVEQVQGGDLLIVVGS from the coding sequence ATGTTTTCCAAGATTCTGGTGGCCAACCGGGGCGAAATCGCAATCCGCGCGTTCCGCGCGAGCTACGAGCTCGGCGCCAAGACGGTCGCCGTTTTCCCTTATGAGGACCGTAACTCGATCCACCGGCAGAAAGCCGATGAAGCCTACCTGATCGGCGAAGAAGGACACCCCGTCCGGGCCTATCTGGACGTCGCCGAGATCGTGCGGGTGGCCCAGGAAGCCGGAGCCGATGCGATCTACCCCGGCTACGGATTCCTGAGCGAAAATCCGGATCTGGCCAGAGCCGCTGCAGCTGCCGGCATCACCTTCATCGGGCCACCGGCCGAGGTGCTGGAACTGGCCGGCAACAAGGTGGCTGCGCTCAAGGCCGCGCGCAAAGCCGGAGTGCCGGTGCTCAAATCCTCCGAGCCGTCCAAGGACGTCGCCGAACTGATCGCGGCCGCGGACGAGATCGGTTTTCCGATCTTCGCCAAAGCCGTCGCCGGCGGTGGCGGACGCGGCATGCGCAGGGTGGAAACCCGCGAGGACCTGCCCGAAGCCCTCAACGCGGCGATGCGCGAGGCAGATGCCGCGTTCGGCGATCCGACCATGTTCCTGGAGCAGGCCGTGCTGCGGCCCCGGCACATCGAAGTGCAGATCCTGGCCGATGCGCAGGGCAATGTGATGCACCTGTTCGAGCGCGACTGCTCGCTGCAGCGGCGGCACCAGAAGGTCATCGAAATCGCGCCGGCCCCGCAACTGGACGAGTCGATCCGGCAAGCGCTCTACCGCGATGCCGTGGCCTTCGCGAAAGCCTTGGGCTACGTCAACGCCGGCACCGTGGAGTTTTTGGTGGACACCGCGGGGGAGCGGGCCGGGCAGCACGTTTTCATCGAAATGAACCCGCGGATCCAGGTGGAGCACACGGTCACCGAGGAAATCACCGACGTCGACCTGGTGCAGGCCCAGATGCGGATTGCTTCGGGGGCGAGCTTGGCGGACCTCGGGCTGAGCCAGGAGACCGTGTCGATCAAAGGCGCCGCGCTGCAATGCCGGATCACCACGGAGGATCCGGCAAACGGGTTCCGTCCCGACGTCGGCAAGATCACCGGGTACCGTTCCGCCGGCGGCGCGGGGGTGCGGCTGGACGGCGGCACGGTCTACTCCGGGGCGGAAATCAGCCCGCACTTCGACTCGATGCTGGTCAAGCTCAGCTGCCGCGGCCGGGATTATCCCGCCGCAGTGGCCCGGGCCAGGCGGGCTTTGGCCGAGTTCCGGATCCGCGGGGTCTCGACGAACATCCCGTTTTTGCAAGCGGTGCTGGACGATCCGGATTTCATCGCCGGCAATGTGGCGACGAGCTTCATCGAGGAGCGCCCGGAACTGCTCAAAATCCGGCCCTCGGCAGACCGGGGCACGAAGCTGCTGACCTGGTTGGCCGATGTCACGGTGAACAAACCGCACGGTGAACTCACCGTGCATTCCGATCCGGCAGCAAAGCTGCCGAAGCTGCCCGAAGGCCGGCCCCCGGCCGGGTCGCGGCAGCGATTGGCCGAGTTGGGGCCGGAAGGCTTTGCCGCCGAGTTGCGGGCGCAAACCGCGCTCGCGGTCACCGACACCACCTTCCGCGATGCCCATCAGTCCTTGCTGGCCACCAGAGTGCGCAGCCGCGACCTGTTGGCGGCCGGCCCCGCGGTTTCCGCACTGACCCCGCAGCTGCTTTCGGTGGAGGCCTGGGGCGGTGCGACCTATGACGTGGCCCTGCGCTTCCTCGGCGAAGACCCCTGGGAACGGTTGACCGCCTTGCGCGAAGCCTTGCCGAACATCTGTCTGCAGATGCTGCTGCGTGGCCGCAATACGGTGGGCTACACGCCCTATCCGGAGGAAATGACCGAGGCCTTCGTCCAGGAGGCGGCGGCGAGCGGCATCGACATCTTCCGGATCTTCGACGCGCTCAACGACGTCAACCAGATGGCTCCGGCGATCAAAGCGGTCCGCGCCACCGGGACCGCGGTGGCCGAAGTCGCGCTGTGCTACACCTCCGACATGCTCGACCCGGAAGAAAAGCTCTACACCCTGGACTACTACCTGGAGTTGGCGCAGCGCATCGTCGATGCCGGCGCGCATATCCTGGCGATCAAGGACATGGCGGGCCTGCTCCGCCCGGCTGCCGCGGCGAAACTGGTCAGCGCGCTCCGGGAACGGTTCGATGTGCCGGTGCACCTGCACACGCACGACACCGCGGGCGGCCAATTGGCGACCCTGCTGGCGGCGTCCGAGGCCGGCGTGGACGCGGTGGATGTGGCCTCGGCGTCCCTGGCCGGCACGACGAGCCAGCCTTCGGCTTCGGCTTTGGTCGCGGCATTGGCCCATACGCCGCGGGACACCGGGATCGCTCTGGCGAACGTCGGCGCCTTGGAACCGTACTGGGAAGCAGTCCGGAGGCTCTACGCGCCGTTCGAATCCGGGCTGCCGGGACCGACCGGCCGGGTCTACCAACACGAGATCCCCGGTGGGCAGCTTTCCAATCTCCGGCAGCAGGCGATCGCGTTGGGCCTGGGCGAACGGTTCGAAGCCATCGAAGACATGTACACGGCGGCGGACCGGATTCTCGGCCACCTGGTCAAGGTGACCCCCTCGTCCAAGGTGGTAGGCGATTTGGCCCTGCACCTGGTCGGCCTGGGCGCCGATCCGGCCGACTTCGAAGAAAACCCGCAGAACTACGACATTCCGGATTCGGTCATCGGCTTCCTCTCCGGAGAGCTCGGCGACCCGCCGGGGGGCTGGCCCGAGCCGTTCCGCAGCAAAGCGCTGCAGGGTCGGGAAGTCAAAGTCCGCGATGTGGAGCTCAGCGCCGAGGATTCGGCCGGGCTGGCTGGCGAGTCCGCCATCCGGCGCAGCACGCTCAACCGGTTGCTGTTCGCCGGCCCGACGAAGGACTTCCAGGCGGTCCGGGACAGCTTCGGCGATGTTTCGGTGCTCGACACCCGGGACTACCTGTTCGGCCTGCAACAAGGTCAGGAACACATCATCCCGCTGGGCAAAGGGGTCCGGTTGATCGCTTCCTTGGAAGCCATCTCGGACGCCGACGAAAAGGGCATGCGGACCGTGATGTGCACGTTGAACGGCCAATCCCGGCCGATCAGCGTGCGGGACCGCAGCATCGAGTCGAAGGTCAAAGCGGCTGAGAAGGCCGACCCAAGCAGCCCGGGCCAGATCGCGGCACCGTTCGCCGGCGCGGTGACCTTGCTGGTGGAAGCCGGCAGCGCGGTCCAGGCCGGTCAGACCGTGGCGACCATCGAAGCGATGAAGATGGAGGCCTCGATCACCAGTCCGGTCGCGGGCACCGTGACCCGGGCCGCGATCGGCCCGGTGGAGCAGGTGCAGGGCGGAGATCTGTTGATCGTGGTCGGCAGCTGA